The Microbacterium luteum genome includes a region encoding these proteins:
- a CDS encoding low molecular weight phosphatase family protein codes for MVELITVCTGNICRSPLAAQLLQTRLPGATVTSAGTRGLPAAEMTREAAYLAQHLGVPAEVSASHRSRFLHEAHLASPDLIITMTREHRREIAELAPSRLRHTFTAREFARLSAVTSDDDLLAAAAAAGTDAGQRLRAAAEVLSARRGLIPPPPDPNDDDVVDPYRQEWSVYQRSAAQLVPAIDAVVRVVRLAAPS; via the coding sequence TTGGTCGAGCTCATCACCGTCTGCACGGGCAACATCTGTCGTTCCCCGCTCGCGGCGCAGCTGCTGCAGACGCGCCTGCCCGGCGCCACAGTGACGAGCGCCGGCACGCGAGGACTGCCCGCCGCCGAGATGACACGGGAGGCCGCCTACCTCGCGCAGCACCTGGGAGTGCCGGCGGAGGTCTCCGCGTCGCACCGGTCGCGGTTCCTGCACGAGGCGCACCTCGCCTCCCCCGACCTCATCATCACGATGACCCGCGAGCACCGCCGCGAGATCGCCGAACTCGCCCCCTCGCGGCTGCGTCACACCTTCACCGCGCGCGAGTTCGCCCGTCTCTCCGCCGTCACCTCCGACGACGACCTGCTTGCCGCCGCTGCGGCCGCAGGAACCGACGCCGGCCAGCGACTGCGGGCCGCGGCCGAGGTGCTGTCGGCGCGGCGCGGCCTCATCCCCCCACCGCCCGACCCGAACGACGACGACGTCGTCGACCCTTACCGGCAGGAGTGGAGCGTGTACCAGCGGTCGGCGGCACAGCTCGTTCCCGCGATCGACGCCGTCGTGCGCGTCGTGCGGCTGGCTGCCCCGTCATGA
- a CDS encoding polysaccharide biosynthesis tyrosine autokinase: MELTDYIRILRKNWLIIVIATLLGVGTAAAYSLTREPQYEASSTVFVSTQSGFSVSELQQGANFTQSRMTTYAELVTKPIVTNPVIAELGLGVTSDSLSSKVAASNPLNTQLVTITVTDPDPVLAANIANALGASLSSAVESIENTTGAETSPVRLTRVEDAIPPLSPSSPNVPLNLALGALVGLAIGVGVAVLRSVVDTRIRTPRDVELVTDTPLIGAIAFDPKAKERPLIVHADPLSPRAESFRTMRTNLQFLDMEGRSSFVVTSSVPSEGKSTTTINLAIALADAGKRVALLDTDLRKPKVAEYLGIEGGAGLTDVLIGRARVGDVMLPWGHRSMYVLPAGKIPPNPSELLGSKQMETLLSVLERDFDVVLCDAPPLLPVTDGAILAKSTSGAIVIVAAGRTNRHQLGGAVDALGTVGAKIAGVALTMVPTRGPDSYYAYGAGYGYGYGYREQPEKKRGTRRTPGPAPVEPETEAAPMDESFFGLAAPDAADQTAPDATADAAPRRRSTATPPVPATRAEAANAAPEQAPEDDSAWRPSAP, translated from the coding sequence ATGGAGCTCACCGATTACATCCGCATTCTGCGCAAGAACTGGCTGATCATCGTGATCGCGACGCTCCTGGGCGTCGGCACCGCCGCCGCGTACTCCCTCACCCGCGAACCGCAGTACGAGGCCTCGAGCACCGTCTTCGTGTCGACGCAGTCGGGATTCAGCGTGTCTGAGCTGCAGCAGGGCGCGAACTTCACGCAGTCCCGCATGACCACCTACGCCGAACTGGTCACCAAGCCCATCGTCACGAACCCCGTGATCGCGGAGCTCGGCCTCGGTGTCACGTCGGACTCCCTGTCGTCGAAGGTCGCCGCCTCGAACCCGCTCAATACGCAGCTGGTGACGATCACCGTCACCGATCCCGACCCGGTGCTGGCGGCGAACATCGCCAACGCGCTCGGCGCGAGCCTGTCGTCGGCGGTCGAGTCGATCGAGAACACAACCGGTGCCGAGACGAGTCCGGTGCGCCTCACGCGCGTCGAAGACGCCATCCCGCCGCTCAGCCCCTCGAGCCCCAACGTGCCGCTGAACCTCGCGCTCGGCGCCCTGGTGGGCCTGGCCATCGGCGTCGGTGTCGCCGTGCTCCGCTCGGTCGTCGACACGCGCATCCGCACGCCGCGCGACGTCGAGCTGGTCACCGACACGCCCCTGATCGGCGCCATCGCCTTCGACCCGAAGGCGAAAGAGCGTCCGCTCATCGTGCACGCCGACCCGCTCAGCCCGCGCGCGGAGTCGTTCCGCACCATGCGCACGAACCTGCAGTTCCTCGACATGGAGGGCCGCTCGAGCTTCGTCGTGACCTCGAGCGTGCCCAGCGAGGGCAAGTCGACCACGACCATCAACCTGGCGATCGCCCTCGCGGATGCCGGCAAGCGCGTCGCGCTGCTCGACACCGACCTGCGCAAGCCGAAGGTCGCCGAGTACCTCGGCATCGAGGGCGGCGCGGGCCTGACCGACGTGCTGATCGGCCGGGCGCGGGTGGGCGACGTCATGCTGCCGTGGGGTCACCGCAGCATGTACGTGCTGCCGGCCGGGAAGATCCCGCCGAACCCGAGCGAGCTGCTCGGATCGAAGCAGATGGAGACCCTCCTCAGCGTGCTGGAGCGCGACTTCGACGTGGTGCTGTGCGACGCGCCGCCGCTCCTGCCGGTGACCGACGGCGCCATCCTCGCCAAATCCACATCGGGCGCGATCGTGATCGTCGCCGCCGGACGCACGAACCGCCACCAGCTCGGCGGCGCGGTCGACGCCCTCGGCACGGTCGGGGCGAAGATCGCCGGTGTCGCGCTGACCATGGTCCCGACGCGCGGCCCGGACTCGTACTACGCCTACGGCGCCGGATACGGCTACGGGTACGGCTACCGCGAGCAGCCCGAGAAGAAGCGCGGCACGCGCCGTACCCCCGGTCCCGCTCCCGTCGAGCCCGAGACCGAGGCGGCTCCGATGGACGAGAGCTTCTTCGGGCTCGCGGCACCGGATGCCGCCGACCAGACCGCGCCGGATGCCACCGCCGATGCCGCGCCGCGCCGCCGATCGACGGCCACGCCCCCGGTTCCGGCCACGCGCGCCGAGGCCGCGAACGCCGCGCCCGAGCAAGCGCCGGAGGATGACTCCGCCTGGCGCCCGTCCGCCCCGTAG
- a CDS encoding NADP-dependent oxidoreductase, translating into MRTKKSPTAFAYRYTRYGDADVLARHSFPLPGPGPDEVSVEVIAAGINHMEVFLRNGREETWADDPWPRGSGSDFAGIVTAVGENVSSIRVGADVIGHVRTGAHASHLNVPADRVVPKPGGVDWETAGGLYLAGATALEMLEDLRIGPDDTLVVTAAAGGVGSIQVQLAAHRGARVIGTCGSRNFDYLRQIGITPVEYGLGIVEHIEKAARGARVTAYIDNFGKETEDVAGALGVPAERYRSSEDRREVELALLRDDPDSVAHGTERLRQITRLAGIGAFRLLVSGLYPIEDIVEAYEDLHKLHSRGKVVLAAHPVTTARTLRARELHESMP; encoded by the coding sequence ATGAGAACCAAGAAGTCTCCCACCGCATTCGCCTACCGCTACACCCGCTACGGGGACGCCGACGTGCTCGCGCGGCATTCGTTCCCGCTGCCGGGGCCCGGCCCCGACGAGGTGAGCGTCGAGGTCATCGCCGCGGGCATCAACCACATGGAGGTGTTCCTGCGCAACGGCCGCGAGGAGACCTGGGCCGACGACCCCTGGCCGCGCGGCTCGGGAAGCGACTTCGCGGGTATCGTGACCGCGGTCGGCGAGAACGTGTCGTCGATCCGCGTCGGTGCGGATGTGATCGGCCACGTGCGCACCGGCGCCCATGCCAGCCATCTCAACGTTCCGGCGGACCGGGTCGTGCCCAAGCCCGGCGGCGTGGACTGGGAGACGGCCGGCGGACTCTACCTCGCTGGTGCGACCGCGCTGGAGATGCTCGAGGACCTGAGGATCGGGCCCGACGACACGCTGGTGGTCACCGCCGCCGCCGGCGGCGTGGGAAGCATCCAGGTGCAGCTCGCGGCGCATCGGGGCGCGCGCGTGATCGGCACGTGCGGTTCCCGCAACTTCGACTACCTGCGACAGATCGGCATCACGCCGGTCGAGTACGGACTCGGCATCGTCGAGCACATCGAGAAGGCCGCTCGCGGCGCGAGGGTCACGGCCTACATCGACAACTTCGGCAAAGAGACCGAAGACGTCGCCGGAGCGCTGGGCGTGCCCGCCGAGCGGTATCGCTCCAGCGAGGACCGGCGCGAGGTCGAACTCGCGCTGCTGCGCGATGACCCCGACTCCGTGGCGCACGGCACCGAGCGGCTGCGGCAGATCACCCGTCTGGCCGGTATCGGCGCCTTCCGGCTCCTCGTCTCAGGTCTCTATCCGATCGAGGACATCGTCGAGGCCTACGAAGACCTGCACAAGCTCCACTCGCGGGGAAAGGTCGTCCTCGCTGCGCATCCGGTCACGACCGCTCGCACCCTGCGTGCCCGCGAGTTGCACGAGTCGATGCCCTGA
- a CDS encoding TerC family protein: MSVTPLVWIITLAVTVAFFVYEFYAHVRKPHEPSIGEAARWSAFYIGLALLFGVGLGAVAGWTYGGEYFAGYLTEKALSIDNLFVFLLLMTSFAVPKIYQQKVLMIGIVIALILRGAFIAIGAGLIANFSWIFYLFGALLLVLAYRQAFAGDDHDPANGRFMTFVRRHLPVSDAYDGDRLTVVKDGRRFVTPMFLTIVAIGFIDLIFAVDSIPAIYGLTEEAYIVFTANAFALMGLRQLYFLIGGLLERLVYLAQGLAVILGFIGVKLLLHALHVNELPFINGGEGVEWAPEIPIWLSLVFIGTTIAVATAASLLKTRADRRAEIDAG, translated from the coding sequence ATGTCCGTCACTCCGCTCGTCTGGATCATCACCCTCGCGGTGACCGTCGCGTTCTTCGTGTACGAGTTCTACGCCCACGTGCGAAAGCCTCACGAGCCCTCGATCGGCGAAGCCGCGCGCTGGTCGGCGTTCTACATCGGTCTTGCGCTGCTGTTCGGCGTGGGCCTGGGCGCCGTGGCGGGCTGGACGTACGGCGGCGAGTACTTCGCCGGGTACCTGACCGAGAAGGCCCTGTCGATCGACAACCTGTTCGTCTTCCTGCTGCTGATGACGAGCTTCGCGGTGCCGAAGATCTACCAGCAGAAGGTGCTGATGATCGGGATCGTCATCGCCCTCATCCTGCGCGGGGCGTTCATCGCGATCGGGGCGGGCCTCATCGCGAACTTCTCGTGGATCTTCTACCTCTTCGGCGCCCTGCTGCTGGTGCTCGCCTACCGCCAGGCGTTCGCCGGCGACGACCACGACCCCGCCAACGGGCGCTTCATGACCTTCGTGCGGCGCCACCTTCCGGTCAGCGACGCCTACGACGGGGATCGCCTCACCGTCGTCAAGGACGGGCGCCGCTTCGTCACGCCGATGTTCCTCACCATCGTCGCGATCGGCTTCATCGACCTGATCTTCGCGGTCGACTCGATCCCCGCCATCTACGGGCTGACCGAAGAGGCGTACATCGTGTTCACCGCGAACGCCTTCGCCCTGATGGGGCTGCGCCAGCTGTACTTCCTCATCGGCGGCCTGCTCGAGCGCCTGGTCTACTTGGCGCAGGGGCTGGCGGTGATCCTGGGCTTCATCGGCGTGAAGCTGCTGCTGCACGCGCTCCACGTCAACGAGCTGCCGTTCATCAACGGCGGTGAGGGCGTCGAGTGGGCGCCGGAGATCCCCATCTGGCTCTCCCTGGTGTTCATCGGCACGACGATCGCGGTGGCGACGGCGGCGAGCCTGCTGAAGACCCGCGCCGACCGCCGCGCCGAGATCGACGCGGGGTGA
- a CDS encoding glycoside hydrolase family 35 protein gives MTTFEIGDTDFLLDGEPHRILSGTIHYFRVHPDQWRDRVRKARLMGLNTIETYIAWNAHEPVRGRWDQTGALDVGAFLDIVADEGMHAIVRPGPYICAEWQNGGLPLWLTRMRDVRPRSSDPRYLEPVVGYLRRVYDIVTPRQIDRDGTVVLVQIENEYGAYGSDEAYLAELVRITREAGITVPLTTVDQPQPHMLRGGSTPGAHLTASFGSRSAERLATLRRHQPTGPLMCSEFWNGWFDWWGGVHHTTATAASAHDLDELLAAGASVNLYMFHGGTNFGATAGANDKGRYKPLVTSYDYDAPLDESGHPTEKYHAFREVISRYAPVPDELPPARPAAPEMTVALAPAGVRMPWIDPVASAQSVRPLTFDEVDALTPVVAYETVLPDDAFLDADALPLVFDEVRDLAWVSVDDRPVGRISRTLGERALAIPAGRRLRVVVEDQGRVNYGSRLGEAKGLIGSARLGATELTGWTATAVDVDALASAAASSFLVGAEAGDVAASVSPGEAGAASLAGPIVLVGEFDAVGGVDLFLDTATWGKGFAFVNGFPLGRYWQVGPQRTLYVPGSVVRNGRNVIVVIEWEQVVAAEARFVAEPGLGPLEE, from the coding sequence ATGACGACGTTCGAGATCGGCGACACCGACTTCCTGCTCGACGGTGAACCCCACCGCATCCTCTCGGGCACCATTCACTACTTCCGCGTGCACCCCGACCAGTGGCGTGACCGCGTGCGCAAGGCGCGTCTCATGGGGCTGAACACCATCGAGACGTACATCGCCTGGAACGCCCACGAACCGGTGCGCGGCAGGTGGGACCAGACCGGAGCACTCGACGTCGGTGCCTTCCTGGACATCGTCGCCGACGAGGGGATGCACGCCATCGTGCGGCCCGGCCCCTACATCTGCGCCGAGTGGCAGAACGGCGGCCTGCCGCTATGGCTCACCCGGATGCGCGATGTGCGGCCGCGTTCGAGCGACCCCCGCTACCTGGAGCCGGTGGTGGGCTACCTGCGGCGCGTCTACGACATCGTCACGCCCCGGCAGATCGACCGCGACGGCACGGTCGTGCTTGTGCAGATCGAGAACGAATACGGCGCCTACGGCAGCGACGAGGCCTACCTCGCCGAGCTGGTGCGGATCACGCGCGAGGCCGGGATCACCGTGCCGCTGACCACCGTCGATCAGCCGCAGCCGCACATGCTGCGGGGCGGAAGCACCCCCGGCGCGCACCTGACGGCGTCGTTCGGGTCGCGCAGCGCCGAACGCCTCGCGACACTGCGCCGGCACCAGCCCACGGGCCCGCTGATGTGCTCCGAGTTCTGGAACGGCTGGTTCGACTGGTGGGGCGGTGTGCATCACACCACCGCCACCGCCGCGAGCGCGCACGACCTCGACGAACTGCTCGCCGCGGGAGCATCCGTGAATCTCTACATGTTCCACGGCGGCACCAACTTCGGCGCAACCGCGGGTGCGAACGACAAGGGTCGTTACAAGCCTCTGGTCACGTCGTACGACTACGACGCACCCCTGGATGAGAGCGGTCATCCGACGGAGAAGTATCACGCGTTCCGCGAGGTGATCTCCCGGTATGCGCCGGTTCCCGACGAGCTGCCGCCGGCGCGTCCGGCCGCGCCGGAGATGACGGTGGCGCTCGCTCCGGCCGGCGTGCGGATGCCGTGGATCGACCCGGTGGCGTCGGCGCAGAGCGTGAGGCCGTTGACCTTCGACGAGGTCGACGCGCTGACGCCGGTCGTCGCCTACGAGACGGTCCTGCCCGATGACGCGTTCCTCGACGCCGACGCACTGCCGCTCGTGTTCGACGAGGTGCGCGACCTCGCGTGGGTGTCGGTCGACGACCGCCCGGTCGGACGCATCTCCCGCACGCTCGGAGAGCGGGCGCTGGCGATCCCGGCCGGCCGCCGCCTGCGCGTCGTGGTCGAGGACCAGGGACGCGTGAACTACGGATCGCGTCTCGGCGAGGCGAAGGGGCTCATCGGCTCGGCCCGCCTCGGGGCGACCGAGCTGACCGGATGGACCGCCACCGCCGTCGATGTCGACGCGCTCGCGTCCGCGGCCGCATCCTCGTTCCTCGTCGGGGCGGAGGCGGGCGATGTCGCCGCGTCCGTTTCGCCCGGTGAGGCGGGTGCGGCATCGCTGGCCGGACCGATCGTGCTCGTGGGAGAGTTCGACGCCGTGGGCGGGGTCGACCTGTTCCTGGACACCGCCACGTGGGGCAAGGGATTCGCGTTCGTGAACGGATTTCCGCTCGGTCGCTACTGGCAGGTCGGCCCGCAGCGCACCCTGTATGTGCCGGGATCGGTCGTGCGGAACGGCCGGAACGTCATCGTCGTCATCGAGTGGGAGCAGGTGGTCGCCGCTGAGGCGCGTTTCGTCGCCGAGCCCGGCCTCGGTCCGCTGGAGGAGTGA
- a CDS encoding MarR family winged helix-turn-helix transcriptional regulator, translating to MKTARDIERSESAPVRPAVRSTVDLAGYWYEADLAEARARSRAVLEALRLYRAAEMAMRRRTRESMAMGENELLVLRYLIRKGDALVRPVELATYLGVSTASMTALLDRLEKSGHITRVANPEDRRSIFVRATAVTDDEVRGTLGEMHERMYAAVEGMTAAQADAVIGFLTRMSAAVDGVAVEAR from the coding sequence GTGAAGACAGCACGAGACATCGAGCGGAGCGAATCCGCTCCCGTCCGACCAGCGGTGAGATCGACGGTGGACCTCGCCGGGTACTGGTACGAAGCCGACCTCGCCGAAGCCAGAGCGCGGTCTCGAGCGGTGCTGGAGGCGCTGCGTCTGTATCGCGCCGCCGAGATGGCGATGCGGCGGCGCACGCGCGAGTCCATGGCGATGGGCGAGAACGAGCTTCTCGTCCTCAGGTACCTCATCCGCAAGGGCGACGCCCTGGTGCGGCCCGTCGAACTCGCGACGTATCTCGGGGTGTCGACGGCATCGATGACCGCTCTGCTGGACCGGCTGGAGAAGTCCGGACACATCACGCGGGTCGCCAATCCCGAGGACCGGCGCAGCATCTTCGTGCGCGCGACCGCGGTGACCGATGACGAAGTGCGCGGCACGCTCGGTGAGATGCACGAGCGGATGTACGCCGCCGTCGAGGGCATGACCGCCGCGCAGGCCGATGCCGTGATCGGATTCCTCACACGCATGTCCGCGGCGGTCGACGGCGTGGCGGTGGAGGCGCGGTGA
- a CDS encoding sensor histidine kinase: MHPLPDDRDVRWRFRALARGQLPFLLAVLYLVVALAVAAPQLLGAAWVDLGFGIIVVATIAGIAIPWERIATCWLATVPLLDIVAVGFLRIDLIASFGWVGGLALLPILWLAYGFAWYAIFGAVIGAIFITLLPYLVDQAPPETAQEWFNVLGLPMLSVGTGIVAMLASQRLRRSARATREALRASRDGEILLGDVLNTVNAAIVHFDADGRLVAANGHAARIASLAGIDLAAPPYLANAVFDADRVTPVPPEQQIVPRALRGEELDDGISWIGPPGQQTAVVASARRVRRDNGDLLGTVFIAYDVTEIAHAAELREQFLETVSHELRTPMTGILGFLDLLEEETPPDADKQREYLAVVRRRSADLMDRIREMLAAAESDAPLRLGRVDVAALVDRAVAVVEDAHPEAGRRITATAPQEVLATVDGARLSQAVRELLVNAVKFGDPGTPIAVELAVDGDHARIAVANTGPDILPEEQTRLYDRFYRTPQATSRAIQGFGLGLTVVAATAHAHGGEVHVASGSGRTVFTLEVPIAPAPPST; this comes from the coding sequence ATGCACCCGCTGCCCGACGATCGTGACGTGCGGTGGCGCTTCCGCGCGCTGGCGCGCGGGCAGTTGCCCTTCCTCCTCGCGGTGCTCTACCTCGTCGTCGCGCTCGCCGTCGCGGCACCGCAGCTGCTGGGCGCGGCCTGGGTCGACCTCGGCTTCGGGATCATCGTCGTCGCCACCATCGCCGGGATCGCGATCCCGTGGGAGCGGATCGCCACCTGCTGGCTCGCGACCGTGCCCCTTCTCGACATCGTCGCCGTGGGGTTCCTCCGAATCGACCTGATCGCCTCCTTCGGCTGGGTCGGCGGACTCGCGCTCCTGCCGATCCTCTGGCTCGCCTACGGATTCGCCTGGTACGCGATCTTCGGTGCCGTCATCGGGGCGATCTTCATCACGCTGCTGCCGTACCTGGTCGACCAGGCGCCGCCGGAGACCGCGCAGGAATGGTTCAACGTGCTCGGTCTTCCGATGCTCAGCGTCGGGACCGGCATCGTCGCGATGCTCGCCTCGCAGCGCCTCCGGCGGAGCGCGCGGGCGACGCGCGAGGCGCTGCGGGCGTCGCGCGACGGGGAGATCCTGCTCGGCGACGTGCTCAACACGGTCAACGCGGCGATCGTGCACTTCGACGCCGACGGTCGACTCGTCGCCGCCAACGGCCACGCGGCGCGCATAGCATCGCTCGCGGGCATCGACCTCGCGGCGCCACCGTACCTCGCCAACGCCGTCTTCGACGCCGATCGCGTCACTCCCGTGCCGCCCGAGCAGCAGATCGTGCCACGCGCCCTGCGCGGTGAGGAGCTCGACGACGGCATCTCGTGGATCGGCCCACCCGGCCAGCAGACGGCGGTCGTCGCCTCGGCCCGACGCGTACGTCGTGACAACGGCGACCTCCTCGGTACAGTCTTCATCGCCTACGACGTCACCGAGATCGCGCACGCGGCTGAACTGCGCGAGCAGTTCCTCGAGACCGTTTCCCATGAACTGCGCACCCCGATGACCGGCATCCTCGGATTCCTCGACCTTCTCGAAGAGGAGACGCCGCCCGATGCCGACAAGCAGCGTGAGTATCTCGCCGTCGTCCGTCGTCGCAGCGCCGACCTGATGGACCGCATCCGGGAGATGCTCGCCGCTGCCGAGTCCGACGCGCCCCTCCGACTCGGCAGGGTGGATGTCGCCGCGCTCGTGGACCGTGCCGTCGCCGTCGTCGAAGACGCCCACCCCGAGGCGGGACGCCGCATCACTGCGACGGCGCCGCAGGAGGTGCTTGCCACCGTGGACGGTGCCCGCCTCAGTCAGGCGGTGCGGGAACTGCTGGTGAACGCGGTGAAGTTCGGTGACCCGGGAACACCGATCGCCGTCGAGCTCGCCGTCGACGGTGACCACGCCCGCATCGCCGTCGCGAACACCGGGCCGGACATCTTGCCCGAGGAGCAGACGCGACTCTACGACCGCTTCTACCGAACCCCGCAGGCGACGTCGCGGGCTATCCAAGGGTTCGGGCTCGGGCTCACCGTCGTCGCCGCCACAGCGCACGCGCACGGGGGAGAGGTGCACGTCGCGAGCGGCTCCGGTCGCACCGTCTTCACGCTCGAGGTGCCGATCGCACCCGCGCCACCGTCGACGTGA
- a CDS encoding NAD(P)/FAD-dependent oxidoreductase, giving the protein MGDDIQTYDYLIIGGGMVADAAARGIRERDTAGTIGILSADSDEPYTRPALSKKLWTDPDFTWDQVPLNTVADTGAELRLNTLVTRIDRFSRAVETDDGELVGYRRLLLATGSTPRTIPAPEGDDRILAFRSAEDYRRLRELAGRVGRIIVIGGGYIGTEIAAALAQNGVETELVFPDATLGASQFPPALAERYEKLFVDGGVELQPGRRVEEIRAEGNVLHAVLDDGQERAGDAVVIGLGVDPVVDLAVAAELAIDDGVLVDEHLLTNDRSIWAAGDIAEYPDPILGRTRVEHVDNANEMGEAVGRSMAGEETPYSHTPYFYSQVFGTRWEAVGTVDASCDPLTVDLGDDRAVVYYRDESGAPVGVLLWNVEDARDLARAVLVDRETSEEALRARIR; this is encoded by the coding sequence ATGGGCGATGACATCCAGACCTACGACTACCTGATCATCGGCGGCGGGATGGTCGCCGACGCGGCCGCGCGCGGCATCCGCGAGCGCGACACCGCCGGCACCATCGGCATCCTCAGCGCCGACTCCGATGAGCCGTACACGCGGCCGGCGCTGTCGAAGAAGCTGTGGACCGATCCGGACTTCACCTGGGACCAGGTGCCGCTGAACACCGTCGCCGACACGGGCGCCGAGCTGCGCCTGAACACCCTGGTCACCCGCATCGACCGGTTCTCGCGAGCCGTAGAGACCGACGACGGGGAGCTCGTCGGCTACCGGCGCCTGCTGCTCGCGACCGGGTCGACGCCGCGCACGATCCCGGCGCCCGAGGGCGATGACCGCATCCTCGCGTTCCGCTCCGCCGAGGACTACCGGCGCCTGCGCGAACTCGCCGGACGGGTCGGGCGCATCATCGTCATCGGCGGCGGATACATCGGCACCGAGATCGCCGCGGCGCTCGCACAGAACGGCGTCGAGACCGAACTCGTCTTCCCCGACGCGACGCTCGGCGCCTCGCAGTTCCCGCCCGCGCTCGCCGAGCGCTACGAGAAGCTGTTCGTCGACGGCGGAGTCGAACTCCAGCCCGGGCGGCGCGTCGAAGAGATCCGCGCCGAGGGCAACGTGCTGCACGCCGTGCTCGACGACGGGCAGGAGCGCGCCGGCGATGCGGTCGTGATCGGGCTCGGCGTCGATCCGGTCGTCGACCTCGCGGTGGCGGCGGAGCTCGCCATCGACGACGGCGTGCTGGTCGACGAGCACCTTCTCACCAACGACCGCTCCATCTGGGCCGCGGGTGACATCGCCGAGTACCCTGATCCGATCCTCGGGCGCACGCGGGTCGAGCACGTCGATAACGCGAACGAGATGGGGGAGGCCGTGGGGCGGTCGATGGCGGGTGAGGAGACGCCGTATTCGCACACGCCGTACTTCTATTCGCAGGTATTCGGCACGCGCTGGGAGGCCGTGGGCACTGTCGACGCCTCGTGCGACCCGCTGACAGTAGACCTCGGCGACGACCGCGCGGTCGTGTACTACCGCGACGAGTCCGGCGCGCCGGTGGGCGTGCTGCTGTGGAACGTCGAGGATGCCCGCGACCTCGCGCGCGCGGTGCTCGTGGACCGGGAGACCTCAGAGGAAGCGCTGCGCGCCCGCATCCGCTGA
- a CDS encoding SDR family NAD(P)-dependent oxidoreductase, translating into MDLGITGKKALITGGDSGIGWETARMLLAEGAIVVLSDKDQASLDEAAAKLDAPDGALFAYAADVTDTADLAELHRKTSAAVGAIDILVQSAGVTGAQGLFHEIDDEGWTSTIDIDLHGPVRLVREFLPDLRTGGWGRLIFLASEDAVQPYDDELPYCAAKAGILALAKGLSRSYAREGLLVNAVSPAFIHTPMTDAMMEKRSTELGTSFDEAITSFLDEERPYMELKRRGEPAEVAAVIAFLCSEHASFVNGANYRVDSGSVATI; encoded by the coding sequence ATGGACCTTGGAATCACCGGCAAGAAGGCCCTCATCACCGGCGGAGACTCCGGCATCGGCTGGGAGACGGCGCGCATGCTCCTCGCCGAAGGCGCGATCGTCGTGCTGAGCGACAAGGATCAGGCCTCCCTCGACGAGGCTGCGGCGAAACTCGACGCACCCGACGGGGCGCTCTTCGCCTACGCCGCCGACGTCACCGACACCGCTGACCTGGCCGAGCTGCACCGCAAGACCTCGGCGGCGGTCGGCGCCATCGACATCCTCGTCCAGTCGGCCGGGGTCACCGGCGCGCAGGGCCTGTTCCACGAGATCGACGACGAGGGGTGGACCTCCACCATCGACATCGACCTCCACGGACCTGTGCGTCTCGTGCGCGAATTCCTCCCGGATCTCCGCACGGGCGGATGGGGCCGGCTGATCTTCCTCGCGTCGGAGGATGCGGTGCAGCCCTACGACGACGAGCTCCCGTACTGCGCGGCCAAGGCCGGCATCCTCGCCCTGGCGAAGGGCCTTTCGCGCTCGTACGCCCGGGAGGGGCTGCTCGTGAACGCGGTGTCGCCCGCGTTCATCCACACGCCCATGACCGACGCGATGATGGAGAAGCGCTCCACGGAGCTCGGCACGTCGTTCGACGAGGCCATCACGTCGTTCCTCGACGAGGAGCGTCCCTACATGGAGCTGAAGCGCCGCGGTGAGCCCGCCGAGGTCGCCGCCGTGATCGCCTTCCTGTGCTCCGAGCACGCGTCGTTCGTCAACGGCGCGAACTACCGGGTCGACTCCGGCTCGGTCGCCACGATCTGA